The proteins below are encoded in one region of Sphingobium yanoikuyae:
- a CDS encoding glycoside hydrolase family 27 protein, producing the protein MTWKASRRDMLAGGVAGLAAAGAVRAGAVPAEAGKAVLAPRPPMGWNSWNSFATTITEAQARETAGIMAEKLLPFGYDIFTVDIQWYEPEASSYTYNAKPRPAMDGYGRMIPAPNRFPSSAGGKGFTQLARDVNALGMKFGIHVMRGIPRAAVEQNLPILGTKYRAADIADRKSICSWNPDMYGVDMTRPGAQAYYDSIFRLYADWGVDFVKMDDMSRPYDAHAAEIEAAHKAIVATGRPIILSLSPGETPVMRGDHVRKYAQMWRISDDFWDDWAMLEAQFTRLENWTPYRGPGSWPDADMLPLGRLALGERDTRFTPDEQRTLMTLWAIARSPLIMGGDLRHLDAATLALLTNKEVIAVNQASTDNQPHYIEDGGRIWSAKAEGSADRYVALFNVSDKPREVWIRLRDLGLNGPVAVRDLWAGQALGQQADRISVTLPPHGAGLYRLSAA; encoded by the coding sequence ATGACATGGAAGGCCAGCCGCCGCGATATGCTCGCGGGCGGCGTGGCGGGGCTTGCGGCTGCTGGCGCAGTGCGGGCGGGGGCAGTTCCGGCGGAAGCGGGAAAAGCGGTGCTGGCGCCGCGTCCGCCGATGGGATGGAATAGCTGGAACAGCTTTGCCACCACCATCACCGAGGCGCAGGCGCGCGAGACCGCCGGGATCATGGCGGAAAAGCTGCTGCCCTTCGGCTATGACATCTTCACCGTGGACATTCAGTGGTATGAGCCCGAGGCGTCGAGCTATACCTACAACGCCAAGCCCAGGCCGGCGATGGACGGCTATGGCCGGATGATCCCGGCGCCCAATCGCTTCCCCTCCAGCGCCGGCGGCAAGGGCTTCACCCAGCTTGCCAGGGACGTGAATGCGCTGGGCATGAAATTCGGCATCCATGTGATGCGCGGCATTCCGCGCGCGGCGGTGGAGCAGAATCTGCCGATCTTGGGGACGAAATATCGCGCGGCAGACATTGCCGACAGGAAGAGCATCTGTAGCTGGAACCCGGACATGTATGGCGTCGACATGACGCGGCCGGGCGCGCAGGCCTATTATGACAGCATCTTCCGCCTCTATGCCGACTGGGGCGTCGATTTCGTCAAGATGGACGATATGAGCCGGCCCTATGACGCCCATGCGGCGGAGATTGAGGCGGCGCACAAGGCGATCGTTGCTACCGGGCGGCCGATCATCCTCAGCCTCTCGCCCGGCGAAACGCCGGTGATGCGTGGCGATCATGTGCGGAAATATGCGCAGATGTGGCGCATTTCCGACGATTTCTGGGATGACTGGGCGATGCTGGAGGCGCAGTTCACCCGGCTGGAAAACTGGACGCCCTATCGCGGGCCGGGTTCATGGCCGGATGCGGACATGCTACCGCTGGGGCGGCTGGCGCTGGGCGAGCGCGATACCCGCTTCACGCCGGACGAGCAGCGGACGCTGATGACCCTGTGGGCGATCGCGCGGTCGCCGCTGATCATGGGCGGCGATCTGCGGCATCTGGATGCGGCGACGTTGGCGCTGCTGACCAACAAGGAGGTGATCGCGGTTAATCAGGCGAGCACCGACAATCAGCCCCATTATATCGAGGATGGCGGGCGCATCTGGTCGGCGAAGGCGGAAGGGAGCGCGGATCGCTATGTCGCCTTGTTCAACGTTAGCGACAAGCCGCGCGAGGTCTGGATCAGGCTGCGCGATCTGGGGCTGAACGGTCCGGTGGCGGTGCGCGACCTGTGGGCCGGGCAGGCACTGGGGCAGCAGGCGGACCGGATATCGGTGACGCTGCCGCCGCATGGGGCGGGACTGTATCGGCTGAGCGCTGCATAA
- a CDS encoding M28 family metallopeptidase: MKHALPLLALGLATLSFPANAQTDPAKTDPAKLEQSVRTMASDLFEGRAPGTVGEERTIGYLVARFEQLGLEPGGPDGQWVQTVPLLHTRLGQSESLSVAQNGTATPWTFGKQVYLSTLQPKDKVAVANAPMVFVGYGVSAPERGWDDFKGVDLKGKIAVFLINDPDFEAAKGEDPFGKFGGKTMTYYGRWTYKFEEAARHGAIGALIIHDTPGAGYGWNVVVSPGGENYDLVRPADKLTSLQVQGWVEGEAAKALFAGAGQDLAALRKQARSAKFKPVELKGASFSAAFPVTQEVVKSANVIARIPGAKRPDETVMYGAHWDAYGKGAPDAQGRIYRAGANDDALGMAGLFEIARIFKAGPAPDRSIVFAAWTAEERGLLGSEFYAQNPVYPLDKTVANLTIDVLQTAGKAKDVILIGKGQNVLEDDLAKFAAKQGRVITQESLPERGLFYRADHFSMAKRGVPVLLMMGLAGASDMVDGGRAAGQAWIDAYTGKCYHQACDAVDDTWKLDGAAQDVDLMYDIGRDLAFSARWPEWKTGSEFKAIRDKSAAVRK; the protein is encoded by the coding sequence ATGAAACACGCCCTCCCCCTCCTGGCCCTTGGCCTTGCCACCCTGTCCTTCCCCGCCAATGCCCAGACCGATCCGGCGAAAACCGATCCGGCCAAGCTGGAACAGTCGGTCCGCACCATGGCATCCGACCTGTTTGAGGGTCGCGCGCCCGGCACCGTCGGGGAAGAGCGCACGATCGGCTATCTCGTCGCCCGCTTCGAGCAACTGGGGCTGGAACCGGGTGGTCCGGACGGCCAGTGGGTACAGACCGTGCCCCTGCTCCATACCCGCCTTGGCCAGTCGGAAAGCCTGTCGGTCGCGCAAAATGGCACCGCCACCCCCTGGACCTTTGGCAAGCAGGTTTATCTCTCGACCCTCCAGCCCAAGGACAAGGTCGCCGTTGCCAACGCGCCGATGGTCTTTGTCGGCTATGGCGTCTCCGCCCCGGAACGCGGCTGGGACGATTTCAAGGGCGTGGACCTGAAGGGCAAGATCGCCGTCTTCCTGATCAACGACCCGGACTTTGAAGCCGCGAAGGGCGAAGACCCGTTCGGCAAGTTCGGCGGCAAGACCATGACCTATTATGGCCGCTGGACCTACAAGTTCGAGGAGGCCGCCCGCCACGGCGCGATCGGCGCGCTGATCATCCATGACACGCCGGGCGCCGGCTATGGCTGGAACGTCGTCGTCAGCCCCGGCGGCGAGAATTACGACCTCGTCCGCCCCGCCGACAAGCTGACCAGCCTGCAGGTGCAGGGCTGGGTCGAGGGCGAGGCGGCCAAGGCGCTGTTCGCCGGCGCCGGTCAGGATCTGGCCGCGCTGCGCAAGCAGGCCCGCTCAGCGAAATTCAAGCCGGTCGAACTCAAGGGGGCCAGCTTCTCCGCCGCCTTCCCGGTCACCCAGGAAGTGGTGAAGAGCGCCAATGTCATCGCCCGCATTCCCGGCGCCAAGCGCCCGGACGAGACGGTCATGTATGGCGCCCATTGGGACGCCTATGGCAAGGGTGCGCCCGACGCGCAGGGCCGCATCTATCGTGCCGGCGCCAATGACGACGCGCTCGGCATGGCCGGCCTGTTCGAGATAGCCCGCATCTTCAAGGCCGGCCCCGCCCCCGATCGCTCGATCGTCTTCGCCGCCTGGACGGCGGAGGAACGCGGCCTGCTGGGGTCGGAATTTTATGCCCAGAACCCGGTCTACCCGCTCGACAAGACGGTCGCCAACCTCACCATCGACGTGCTCCAGACCGCCGGCAAGGCCAAGGACGTGATCCTGATCGGCAAGGGCCAGAATGTCCTGGAGGACGATCTCGCCAAGTTCGCGGCCAAGCAGGGTCGCGTCATCACCCAGGAAAGCCTGCCCGAACGCGGTCTCTTCTACCGCGCCGACCATTTCTCCATGGCCAAGCGCGGCGTGCCCGTGCTGCTGATGATGGGCCTTGCCGGTGCATCCGACATGGTCGACGGCGGCCGCGCCGCCGGCCAGGCATGGATCGATGCCTATACCGGCAAATGCTATCACCAGGCCTGCGACGCGGTCGACGATACATGGAAGCTGGATGGCGCCGCGCAGGATGTCGACCTGATGTATGACATCGGCCGCGACCTCGCCTTCTCGGCCCGCTGGCCCGAATGGAAAACCGGCTCCGAATTCAAGGCCATCCGCGACAAGAGCGCGGCGGTCCGGAAGTAA
- a CDS encoding glutathione S-transferase encodes MAVAELTLSSKNYSSWSLRGWLLCRLAGLKVEERIIAIDDPENRAELLLLSPSVLVPRLTHEGASVWDTLAIAEYLHELYPQVGMYPAERIIRAHCRSVSGEIHSGFANLRSALPMNLKVRHDRFPIFSGAKPDIERIETIWTECLDAYGGPWLFGEKPTVADAMFAPVAQRFLTYAVPLSPRSAAYCDTINGWPLMREWIDAARAEPDDIEELDIEF; translated from the coding sequence ATGGCCGTCGCGGAACTCACTCTGTCCAGCAAGAACTATTCCTCCTGGTCGCTGCGCGGCTGGCTCTTGTGCCGGCTCGCCGGGCTGAAGGTGGAGGAAAGGATCATCGCCATCGATGATCCGGAAAATCGCGCCGAACTGTTGCTCTTGTCCCCATCGGTGCTGGTGCCGCGCCTCACCCATGAAGGGGCGAGCGTCTGGGACACGCTCGCAATCGCGGAATATCTGCACGAACTCTATCCCCAGGTCGGCATGTATCCTGCCGAACGCATCATCCGCGCTCATTGCCGATCGGTCTCGGGCGAAATTCATTCGGGCTTCGCCAATCTGCGCTCTGCCCTGCCGATGAACCTCAAGGTTCGCCATGACCGCTTCCCGATCTTCTCGGGCGCCAAGCCCGATATCGAGCGGATCGAGACGATCTGGACCGAATGCCTGGACGCCTATGGCGGCCCCTGGCTGTTCGGCGAAAAGCCCACCGTGGCCGACGCCATGTTCGCACCGGTGGCGCAGCGCTTCCTCACCTATGCCGTGCCACTCTCACCCAGGTCGGCGGCCTACTGCGACACCATCAACGGCTGGCCGCTGATGCGCGAATGGATCGACGCCGCCCGTGCCGAACCTGACGATATCGAGGAACTGGATATCGAGTTCTGA
- a CDS encoding polyhydroxyalkanoate depolymerase, with amino-acid sequence MRMLYDGYQAMEDMLAPARFGAQMALAMRDHMGPVADWPMPRRMFALMDVFQGARMTHKRPAYGIDRVQTGNAEVEVREEIVLDLPFGDLLHFVKDDVETAQPKVLVVAPMSGHFATLLRSTVATLLQDHDVYITDWKNARDVPMEAGRFGFDEYVDYVIQFLQDIGPGAHLVSVCQPCVPALAAVALMSEDEDAATPRSMTLMGGPIDPRAAPTVVNELANEKPIEWFEENLISTVPFRYAGRGREVYPGFLQLSAFMSMNMERHGSQHRELYQLLADGKTIEADKIKTFYQEYFAVLDMTKEFYLETVDMVFQRMLLAKGELTVHGRAVNPGAIRKTALLTVEGEKDDVCAVGQTSAAHGLCTGLRPHLKRHHLQPGVGHYGVFSGSKWEKQVYPQVRNMILAMN; translated from the coding sequence ATGCGAATGCTTTACGACGGTTACCAGGCCATGGAAGACATGCTGGCCCCGGCTCGCTTCGGGGCGCAGATGGCGCTGGCGATGCGCGACCATATGGGTCCGGTCGCCGACTGGCCGATGCCGCGCCGCATGTTCGCGCTGATGGACGTGTTCCAGGGCGCGCGTATGACCCACAAGCGCCCCGCCTATGGCATTGACCGCGTCCAGACCGGCAATGCCGAGGTCGAGGTGCGCGAGGAGATCGTGCTCGACCTGCCGTTCGGCGACCTGCTGCATTTCGTGAAGGACGATGTTGAGACCGCCCAGCCCAAGGTGCTGGTGGTGGCGCCGATGTCGGGGCATTTCGCCACCCTGCTGCGCAGCACGGTGGCGACGCTGTTGCAGGACCATGACGTCTATATCACCGACTGGAAGAATGCCCGCGATGTGCCGATGGAAGCGGGGCGCTTCGGTTTCGACGAATATGTCGATTATGTGATCCAGTTCCTGCAGGATATCGGCCCCGGCGCCCATCTGGTGTCGGTGTGCCAGCCCTGCGTGCCGGCGCTCGCCGCGGTGGCGCTGATGTCCGAGGATGAGGATGCGGCGACGCCCAGGTCGATGACCCTGATGGGCGGGCCGATCGATCCGCGCGCGGCACCGACGGTGGTCAACGAACTGGCGAACGAGAAGCCGATCGAATGGTTCGAGGAGAATCTGATCTCCACCGTGCCGTTCCGCTATGCCGGGCGCGGGCGCGAGGTCTATCCCGGATTCCTGCAACTGTCCGCCTTCATGTCGATGAACATGGAACGGCACGGGTCGCAGCATCGCGAACTCTATCAGTTGCTGGCCGACGGCAAGACGATCGAGGCGGACAAGATCAAGACTTTCTACCAGGAATATTTCGCGGTCCTCGACATGACCAAGGAATTCTACCTGGAAACGGTCGACATGGTGTTCCAGCGCATGTTGCTGGCCAAGGGCGAATTGACGGTCCATGGCCGGGCGGTGAACCCCGGCGCGATCCGCAAGACCGCGCTGCTGACGGTCGAGGGTGAAAAGGACGATGTCTGCGCGGTTGGCCAGACGTCGGCCGCCCATGGCCTGTGCACCGGCCTGCGGCCGCATCTGAAGCGCCATCATCTGCAGCCGGGCGTTGGCCATTATGGCGTGTTTTCCGGCAGCAAATGGGAAAAGCAGGTCTATCCCCAGGTGCGCAACATGATCCTGGCGATGAACTGA
- a CDS encoding NAD(P)H-dependent flavin oxidoreductase, with the protein MTLPASLQGRLSLPLIGSPMFIISQPELVIAQCRAGIVGAFPSLNARPSGTFEAWLQQLGAELTDQDAPFAVNLIVHRTNARLEEDLALCVKYKVPIVITSLGAQEKVNEAIHSYGGIVLHDVINNVFARKAIEKGADGLIAVAAGAGGHAGTLSPFALVQEIREWFDGPLALSGAIATGRSIAAARMMGADLGYMGSPFIATTEANALDAYKDMIVDSASADIVYSDVFTGVLGNYLRPSIVASGLDPDKLPKAADMDFASLAGDKKAWRDVWGAGQGIGAIKAVQPAGAFIAQLKVEYQAAVSGFIA; encoded by the coding sequence ATGACCCTGCCGGCTTCGCTTCAAGGCCGTTTGTCCCTGCCGCTGATCGGGTCGCCGATGTTCATCATCTCGCAGCCGGAACTGGTGATCGCCCAGTGTCGGGCCGGCATCGTCGGTGCCTTTCCATCGCTCAATGCGCGCCCCTCCGGCACGTTCGAGGCCTGGTTGCAGCAACTGGGGGCGGAACTGACCGATCAGGACGCGCCCTTTGCCGTCAATCTGATCGTCCATCGCACCAATGCGCGGCTGGAAGAGGATCTGGCGCTGTGCGTCAAATATAAGGTGCCGATCGTCATCACCTCGCTGGGCGCGCAGGAGAAGGTGAATGAGGCGATCCACAGCTATGGCGGCATCGTGCTGCACGACGTCATCAACAATGTCTTTGCCAGGAAGGCGATCGAAAAGGGCGCCGATGGCCTGATCGCGGTGGCGGCGGGGGCGGGCGGTCATGCCGGCACGCTGTCGCCCTTTGCCCTGGTCCAGGAAATCCGCGAATGGTTCGACGGGCCGCTGGCGCTGTCGGGCGCGATCGCGACCGGCCGGTCGATCGCGGCGGCGCGGATGATGGGCGCGGACCTTGGCTATATGGGGTCGCCCTTCATCGCCACGACCGAGGCGAATGCGCTCGACGCCTACAAGGACATGATCGTCGACAGCGCATCGGCCGACATCGTCTATTCCGACGTCTTCACCGGGGTGCTGGGCAATTATCTGCGCCCCAGCATCGTCGCGTCGGGGCTGGACCCGGACAAGTTGCCCAAGGCGGCCGACATGGATTTCGCCAGCCTGGCCGGCGACAAGAAGGCGTGGCGCGACGTGTGGGGCGCGGGGCAGGGCATCGGCGCGATCAAGGCGGTGCAGCCGGCGGGCGCCTTCATCGCCCAGCTGAAGGTGGAATATCAGGCGGCGGTTTCAGGCTTCATTGCCTGA
- a CDS encoding alpha/beta fold hydrolase produces the protein MNKATQPTPTSHFFTSLRTRLHYLDWGNPSAPPLILVHGGFDHARSWDWTARALARDYHVICPDLRGHGDSGWSSDGSYMMANYVYDLAQLVELLDRRPVTIVGHSLGGSISLRYTGLYPDSVARVVAIEGLGLSPDRIAEQAKRSTEETWKGWIDTRRTNARRSPRHYATIEAAVARMRERNDHLSVEQALHLTLHGVNRNEDGSYSWKFDPYLHGAAPQAGTDENLPDFWRRITCPTLLCLGLDSWASNPVKDGRIAHFQQARLVEFPHAGHWLHHDQFEMFIKELRVFLAE, from the coding sequence ATGAACAAAGCCACACAGCCGACGCCGACATCGCATTTCTTCACATCCCTGCGGACGCGGCTTCACTATCTCGACTGGGGCAATCCGTCGGCGCCGCCGCTGATCCTGGTCCATGGCGGTTTCGACCATGCACGCAGCTGGGACTGGACTGCGCGCGCGCTCGCCCGCGACTATCATGTCATCTGCCCCGACCTGCGCGGCCATGGCGACAGCGGCTGGTCGTCGGACGGATCCTACATGATGGCCAATTATGTCTATGACCTGGCCCAGCTGGTCGAGTTGCTCGATCGCCGGCCGGTCACCATCGTCGGCCATTCGCTGGGCGGATCGATCAGCCTGCGCTATACCGGCCTCTACCCCGACAGCGTCGCGCGCGTGGTCGCGATCGAGGGACTGGGCCTGTCGCCCGACCGCATCGCCGAACAGGCCAAACGCAGTACCGAAGAGACATGGAAGGGCTGGATCGACACCCGCCGCACCAATGCCCGCCGCTCGCCGCGCCACTATGCCACGATCGAGGCGGCGGTCGCCCGCATGCGCGAACGCAACGACCATCTGTCGGTCGAACAGGCGCTGCACCTCACCCTTCACGGCGTGAACCGCAACGAGGATGGCAGCTATAGCTGGAAGTTCGATCCCTATCTGCACGGCGCCGCCCCCCAGGCCGGCACAGACGAAAATCTGCCCGACTTCTGGCGCCGCATCACCTGCCCGACGCTGCTGTGCCTTGGCCTCGACAGTTGGGCGTCAAATCCAGTCAAGGATGGCCGTATCGCCCATTTCCAGCAGGCCCGGCTGGTGGAATTTCCCCATGCCGGCCACTGGCTGCATCACGACCAGTTCGAGATGTTCATCAAGGAACTGCGCGTCTTCCTGGCGGAATGA
- a CDS encoding hybrid sensor histidine kinase/response regulator, translating into MGTTETGQPVNRFELLVQSVTDYAIFMLDPAGFVVSWNSGAQRIKGYSADEIIGQHFSAFYTEEDRAAHVPAAVLRTAEVEGRFEAEGWRLRKDGTRFWANVVIDPIRDPAGHLLGFAKVTRDLTERRAAQEELRRSEERFRLLVQSVTDYAIYMIDPVGTITSWNSGAERFKGYSAEEIMGQNFARFYSEEDRMAGLPSRALDTAQREGRFEAEGWRIRKDGTRFWASVVIDPIRDPAGELLGFAKITRDLTERRQAAQALEQAREAIFQSQKMDAIGKLTGGVAHDFNNLLAVIVGSLDLARQRLAAGADISRYLDNAMTAADRGATLTQRMLAFARKQELKLEQVDCIGLIHGMADLLKTTIGSSVAIETRFPLSLRPAHADPAQLELALINLAVNARDAMPDGGRLLIEGSEITLALGDQPDLAAGSFIRLTVTDEGEGMDEATLARAREPFFTTKGVGKGTGLGLSMIHGFTQQCGGAMTIASQPGKETSVSIWLPVALTDASNERTAVPCEPDELETEPLVILAVDDDELVLTNTAGMLETMGHTVFQAGSGREALHMLEQGRIDLVVTDHAMPGMTGAQLADAIEQAYPDLPVLIITGYAELPADASRRLRLDKPFRQAELAMMVHRIRHDSALRRLVPIGTDSHP; encoded by the coding sequence ATGGGGACGACAGAGACAGGCCAGCCGGTCAACCGGTTCGAATTGCTGGTCCAGAGCGTCACCGACTATGCGATCTTCATGCTCGATCCGGCCGGCTTCGTCGTCAGCTGGAATAGCGGGGCGCAGCGCATCAAGGGGTATAGCGCCGACGAGATTATCGGCCAGCATTTCTCCGCTTTCTATACGGAGGAGGACCGCGCCGCCCATGTGCCCGCTGCCGTCCTGCGCACCGCCGAGGTCGAAGGGCGGTTCGAGGCGGAAGGCTGGCGCCTGCGCAAGGATGGCACCCGCTTCTGGGCCAATGTGGTGATCGATCCGATCCGCGATCCCGCCGGCCATCTGCTCGGCTTTGCCAAGGTGACCCGCGACCTGACCGAACGCCGCGCCGCGCAGGAGGAACTGCGCCGCAGCGAGGAACGCTTCCGCCTGCTGGTGCAGAGCGTCACCGACTATGCCATCTACATGATCGATCCGGTCGGCACGATCACCAGCTGGAACAGCGGTGCCGAACGGTTCAAGGGCTATAGCGCCGAAGAGATTATGGGCCAGAATTTCGCTCGCTTCTATTCGGAGGAAGACCGCATGGCCGGCCTCCCATCCCGTGCGCTCGACACCGCCCAGCGCGAAGGCCGGTTCGAGGCGGAGGGCTGGCGCATCCGCAAGGATGGCACCCGTTTCTGGGCCAGCGTCGTGATCGATCCGATCCGCGATCCGGCCGGCGAACTGCTGGGCTTTGCCAAGATCACCCGCGACCTCACCGAGCGGCGCCAGGCGGCCCAGGCGCTGGAACAGGCGCGCGAGGCGATCTTCCAGAGCCAGAAGATGGACGCCATCGGCAAGCTGACCGGCGGTGTCGCCCATGATTTCAACAATCTTCTGGCCGTGATCGTCGGCAGCCTCGATCTCGCGCGGCAGCGTCTTGCGGCCGGCGCCGATATCAGCCGCTATCTCGACAATGCCATGACCGCCGCCGATCGCGGCGCCACCCTGACCCAGCGGATGCTCGCCTTTGCCCGCAAGCAGGAACTCAAGCTGGAACAGGTCGACTGCATCGGCCTGATCCATGGCATGGCCGATCTGCTCAAGACCACCATCGGCAGCAGCGTCGCGATCGAGACACGCTTCCCGCTGTCGCTGCGCCCGGCCCATGCCGACCCGGCCCAACTGGAACTGGCGCTGATCAATCTGGCGGTCAATGCGCGCGACGCCATGCCCGACGGGGGTCGCCTGTTGATCGAGGGCAGCGAGATCACCCTGGCGCTGGGCGACCAGCCCGATCTCGCAGCGGGCAGCTTCATCCGCCTTACGGTCACTGACGAAGGCGAAGGCATGGACGAGGCGACGCTGGCCCGCGCCCGCGAACCCTTCTTCACCACCAAGGGGGTCGGCAAGGGCACTGGCCTTGGCCTGTCGATGATCCACGGCTTCACCCAGCAATGCGGTGGCGCGATGACCATCGCCAGCCAGCCCGGCAAGGAGACCAGTGTGTCCATCTGGCTACCCGTCGCCCTGACCGACGCCAGCAACGAGCGGACGGCCGTCCCGTGCGAACCGGACGAGCTGGAAACCGAACCGCTGGTCATCCTGGCGGTCGACGACGACGAACTGGTGCTCACCAATACCGCCGGTATGCTCGAAACGATGGGCCATACCGTGTTCCAGGCCGGATCGGGACGGGAAGCGCTGCACATGCTGGAGCAGGGGCGCATCGACCTGGTCGTGACCGATCATGCCATGCCCGGCATGACCGGCGCGCAACTGGCCGACGCGATCGAGCAGGCCTATCCCGACCTGCCCGTACTCATCATCACCGGCTATGCCGAACTGCCCGCCGATGCCAGCCGTCGCCTGCGCCTCGACAAGCCTTTCCGTCAGGCGGAACTGGCGATGATGGTGCATCGCATCCGCCACGACAGCGCTCTCCGCCGACTGGTTCCCATCGGCACGGACAGCCATCCCTGA
- a CDS encoding sugar kinase — protein MASDATITVIGEAMLELSRGSGDGWNLRYGGDVINTAIHLARAGDKVRFASAIGADPMSEDLRKAWEAEGVDTGLLIGTPGRTTGLYAIETDETGERSFHYWRGEAAARAMFDLPESGAMIDAAAQSDLLYFSLITLAILPDAGREALLELCERVKARGGRIAFDGNYRPRLWSDAATARAWRDRAVALCDIGLPTLADEVEMGEADDAADAAARWGAGEGREIVVKLGAEGCLVGGVLVPPPARVDVVDSSGAGDAFNGGYLHARLAGAEPAEAALAGHRLAGWNIGRRGAIPARDADAPYGQKVPA, from the coding sequence ATGGCAAGCGACGCGACTATCACCGTCATCGGCGAGGCAATGCTGGAACTGAGCCGGGGCAGCGGCGATGGCTGGAACCTGCGCTATGGTGGCGATGTCATCAACACCGCGATCCACCTGGCGCGGGCCGGTGACAAGGTGCGCTTTGCCAGCGCGATCGGCGCCGATCCGATGAGCGAGGATCTGCGCAAGGCTTGGGAAGCCGAGGGCGTCGATACCGGCCTGCTGATCGGCACGCCCGGCAGGACCACCGGCCTCTATGCGATCGAGACGGACGAGACCGGCGAGCGCAGCTTCCATTATTGGCGGGGCGAGGCGGCGGCGCGGGCGATGTTCGACCTGCCCGAAAGCGGCGCGATGATTGATGCCGCCGCCCAGTCGGACCTGCTCTATTTTTCGCTCATCACCCTGGCGATCCTGCCCGATGCCGGCCGCGAGGCGCTGCTGGAGCTGTGCGAACGGGTGAAGGCACGGGGCGGCCGGATCGCATTCGACGGCAATTATCGACCGCGCCTGTGGAGCGACGCTGCGACTGCGCGGGCCTGGCGCGACCGGGCGGTCGCTTTGTGCGACATCGGGTTGCCGACCCTGGCGGATGAAGTCGAAATGGGCGAGGCGGATGATGCCGCCGACGCCGCAGCGCGCTGGGGCGCGGGTGAGGGCCGCGAGATCGTGGTCAAGCTGGGCGCCGAAGGCTGTCTGGTCGGTGGCGTGCTGGTGCCGCCGCCGGCGCGGGTTGATGTCGTGGATTCGAGCGGTGCCGGCGATGCCTTTAACGGCGGCTATCTGCATGCGCGGCTGGCCGGCGCGGAGCCGGCAGAGGCGGCATTGGCCGGACATCGTCTGGCCGGGTGGAATATCGGTCGGCGCGGCGCGATTCCGGCGCGCGACGCCGACGCGCCCTATGGCCAGAAGGTGCCGGCCTGA
- a CDS encoding TetR/AcrR family transcriptional regulator, whose product MTIGDAASAGGRDEGSGRRRQILEIAAQLFARKGYRGTSMRDIGEQAGVLGGSLYHHIKSKDALFVELHNGALDAAEARIAAAVATQADPWARLEAACASLLDIQLAADSLTMPMMNDFRAVPDPVRDQLVARRDRFEQLFRDLVAALPLPADIDRSLYRTLLLSQLNSAADWYRDGRLTRAQIAAQIVAIFRHDRL is encoded by the coding sequence ATGACGATCGGGGATGCCGCATCGGCGGGCGGGCGCGACGAAGGATCGGGCCGCCGCCGCCAGATATTGGAAATTGCCGCGCAACTGTTTGCGCGCAAGGGCTATCGCGGCACGTCGATGCGCGACATTGGCGAGCAGGCCGGGGTGCTGGGCGGATCGCTCTACCACCATATCAAGTCGAAGGACGCGCTGTTCGTCGAACTGCATAATGGCGCGCTGGATGCGGCCGAGGCACGGATCGCGGCGGCGGTGGCGACACAGGCCGATCCCTGGGCGCGGCTGGAGGCGGCGTGCGCCAGCCTGCTGGATATCCAGTTGGCGGCGGATTCGCTGACCATGCCGATGATGAATGATTTTCGCGCGGTGCCGGACCCGGTGCGCGACCAGCTTGTCGCGCGCCGCGACCGGTTCGAGCAATTGTTCCGGGATCTGGTGGCGGCGCTGCCGCTGCCGGCCGACATCGACCGTTCGCTCTATCGCACGTTGCTGCTCAGCCAGCTCAATTCGGCGGCCGACTGGTATCGCGATGGCCGGCTGACGCGGGCGCAGATCGCCGCGCAGATCGTCGCCATTTTTCGCCACGATCGGTTATAG